From Phragmites australis chromosome 5, lpPhrAust1.1, whole genome shotgun sequence, a single genomic window includes:
- the LOC133918444 gene encoding glyceraldehyde-3-phosphate dehydrogenase GAPCP1, chloroplastic-like, with product MAALSAPLRAATVAAGSRAAADPAKVSCVRSTGSSHFGCGFPSIKASSSAARSIEPLRAIATQAPPSVPQYSSGEKTKIGINGFGRIGRLVLRIATGRDDIEVVAVNDPFIDAKYMAYMFKYDSTHGPFKGSIYVVDKSTLEINGKKITITNKRDPADIPWGNYGAEYVVESSGVFTTTEKAAAHLKGGAKKVVISAPSADAPMFVVGVNENRYDPKMNVVSNASCTTNCLAPLAKVVHEEFGIVEGLMTTVHATTATQKTVDGPSMKDWRGGRGAGQNIIPSSTGAAKAVGKVLPELNGKLTGMAFRVPTPNVSVVDLTCRIEKSASYDDVKAAIKAASEGALKGILGYTDEDVVSNDFVGDSRSSIFDAKAGIGLSSSFMKLVSWYDNEWGYSNRVLDLIAHMALVSAKH from the exons ATGGCGGCGCTCTCCGCCCCACTCCGCGCTGCGACCGTTGCCGCCGgatcccgcgccgccgccgaccccGCCAAG GTGTCGTGCGTAAGGAGCACCGGCTCATCTCACTTCGGCTGCGGCTTTCCCTCCATCAAGGCCTCCTCTTCGGC TGCTAGGAGCATTGAACCGCTGAGGGCGATAGCTACACAGGCACCCCCTTCTGTCCCAC AATATTCAAGTGGGGAGAAGACGAAGATTGGCATCAATG GGTTTGGACGGATTGGTAGGTTGGTCTTGCGAATTGCAACTGGCAGAGACGATATTGAAGTTGTGGCTGTGAATGATCCTTTCATCGATGCTAAGTACATG GCATATATGTTCAAGTATGACTCCACTCATGGTCCATTTAAAGGTTCTATTTATGTTGTGGATAAGTCAACACTGGAGATCAATGGGAAGAAAATTACAATTACAAACAAAAG AGATCCTGCAGACATTCCATGGGGTAACTATGGagctgaatatgttgttgaATCTTCTGGTGTTTTTACGACGACTGAGAAAGCAGCAGCGCACTTAAAG GGTGGCGCTAAGAAAGTGGTGATATCTGCGCCATCAGCAGATGCTCCCATGTTTGTAGTTGGAGTTAATGAGAATCGCTACGACCCAAAGATGAATGTTGTTTCTAATGCAAGCTGCACCACCAACTGTCTTGCTCCACTTGCCAAG GTTGTCCATGAGGAATTCGGCATTGTTGAGGGCCTCATGACAACTGTTCATGCCACAACAG CCACCCAGAAGACTGTTGATGGTCCTTCGATGAAGGATTGGAGAGGGGGACGTGGTGCTGGCCAAAACATAATTCCGAGCTCCACTGGTGCAGCAAAG GCTGTTGGAAAAGTCCTACCTGAGCTGAATGGAAAACTCACTGGCATGGCCTTCCGAGTTCCAACACCAAATGTCTCTGTTGTGGACTTGACATGCCGGATCGAGAAAAGCGCCTCCTATGATGATGTGAAAGCAGCCATCAA GGCGGCATCAGAGGGTGCACTCAAAGGTATTCTAGGCTACACAGACGAGGATGTTGTCTCCAATGACTTTGTTGGTGATTCTAG GTCAAGCATCTTCGATGCCAAGGCTGGTATTGGGCTGAGCTCTTCCTTCATGAAGCTTGTGTCTTGGTACGACAACGAGTGGGGTTACAG CAACCGGGTTCTGGATCTGATCGCCCACATGGCTCTTGTCAGCGCCAAGCACTGA
- the LOC133918443 gene encoding nuclear transcription factor Y subunit C-4-like, producing MEPSSQPQPVMGVTDGGSQGYPAAVTAYPPATMMPGAPAVAPPGSQPTASVPTNPAQLSAQHQLLYQQAQQFHQQLQQQQQQQLREFWATQMDEIEQTTDFKNHSLPLARIKKIMKADEDVRMISSEAPVVFAKACEVFILELTLRSWMHTEENKRRTLQKNDIAAAITRTDIYDFLVDIIPRDEMKEEGLGLPRVGLPPAMGLPTDSYPPYYYVPAQQVPGSGMMHGGQQGHPVTYVWQQPQGQEEEPPEEQQQS from the coding sequence ATGGAACCATCCTCACAGCCTCAGCCTGTGATGGGTGTTACTGATGGTGGGTCACAAGGATATCCTGCTGCTGTCACTGCTTATCCGCCTGCAACAATGATGCCTGGAGCTCCTGCTGTTGCCCCTCCTGGCTCACAGCCAACAGCATCAGTCCCCACTAATCCAGCTCAACTCAGTGCTCAGCACCAGCTGCTCTACCAACAAGCTCAGCAATTCCACCAACAActgcagcaacagcaacaacagCAGCTCAGGGAGTTCTGGGCTACCCAGATGGATGAGATCGAGCAGACAACTGACTTCAAGAACCACAGCTTGCCACTTGCAAGGATAAAGAAGATAATGAAGGCTGATGAGGATGTACGAATGATCTCTTCTGAAGCTCCTGTTGTTTTTGCGAAGGCATGCGAGGTATTCATATTAGAGCTGACATTGAGGTCATGGATGCACACTGAGGAGAACAAGCGCCGGACCTTGCAGAAGAATGACATTGCAGCTGCCATCACTAGGACTGACATATATGACTTCTTGGTGGACATAATTCCAAGGGATGAAATGAAAGAGGAGGGACTCGGGCTTCCAAGGGTTGGCTTACCGCCTGCTATGGGGCTGCCGACTGATAGCTATCCACCATATTACTATGTGCCAGCACAGCAGGTGCCAGGATCTGGAATGATGCATGGTGGTCAGCAGGGTCACCCGGTGACGTATGTGTGGCAGCAGCCTCAGGGGCAAGAGGAAGAGCCTCCGGAAGAGCAGCAGCAGTCTTAG